The Daucus carota subsp. sativus chromosome 7, DH1 v3.0, whole genome shotgun sequence genome window below encodes:
- the LOC108195077 gene encoding uncharacterized protein LOC108195077 has product MEEAADGIFHKILPPRLEDAGLEDCALPPDSIREAFLKAASAVRSSLLSQSDDEDDSTCVHNPWPSTGDSADALVGILSESSPPGSCAGRKGGEVPENLGDKVVGGVSDDDVASVDEVVGIGDVEEGECCVEELKGLGIGEKTKKKDDAKEPDKPGLTEGYA; this is encoded by the coding sequence atGGAAGAAGCAGCAGACGGAATATTCCACAAGATTCTCCCGCCGCGTCTCGAAGACGCCGGCCTCGAAGACTGTGCACTTCCTCCGGACTCAATCAGAGAAGCTTTCCTCAAAGCCGCCTCCGCCGTCCGATCTTCGCTCCTCTCCCAATCCGACGACGAGGATGACTCCACGTGTGTTCACAATCCCTGGCCGAGCACCGGAGACTCGGCCGACGCGCTCGTCGGAATATTGTCTGAGAGTTCGCCGCCGGGGAGTTGCGCCGGGAGGAAAGGCGGCGAGGTTCCGGAAAATCTGGGAGATAAGGTTGTGGGAGGTGTGAGTGATGATGACGTTGCGAGTGTTGATGAAGTTGTGGGAATTGGTGATGTGGAAGAAGGAGAGTGTTGTGTTGAAGAATTGAAAGGTTTGGGGATCGGAGAGAAGACGAAGAAGAAAGACGATGCGAAGGAGCCCGATAAGCCGGGTTTAACTGAAGGTTATGCTTGA
- the LOC108193441 gene encoding sulfite exporter TauE/SafE family protein 3 isoform X1: MRMWLMREYRKRRMQLLLLDLVKTCIKCYSIKCLCEDKQADTEGEEGKCEEAAELKDDEACCSILLLFLSCSASVIVSAERGLKQETASYSQTPEYMAETNYLLRVVNFLWQEGQQGYVHVWPEMKLGWRIIVGSIVGFLGAALGSVGGVGGGGIYVPMLTLIIGFDAKSSTALSKCMITGAAGATVYYNLKLRHPTLNLPIIDYDLALLFQPMLMLGISIGVSLNVMFADWMVTVLLIVLFMVTSTKAFLKGVETWKLETMVKKEALKRIASNGTEGEGETVAYTPLPGGPNNNPPTASSESKTSEISLFENIYWKELGILVAVWVIILALQLAKNHMEPCSPIYWVWNLLQIPVVVGASGYEAVSLYTGRRVIASKGEAGTNYKWHQLVLYCCYGIVAGMVGGLLGLGGGFILGPLFLELGIPPQVSSATATFAMTFSASMSVVEYYLLKRFPVPYALYFVAVAMVAALTGQHVVRKIIDFLGRASLIIFILSFTIFISAISLGGIGIVNMIDRMERNEYMGFEDMCAYKP; this comes from the exons ATGAGGATGTGGTTAATGAGAGAGTATAG GAAAAGAAGAATGCAACTTCTTCTTTTGGATTTAGTCAAAACATGCATTAAATGTTATAGCATTAAATGCCTTTGTGAAGACAAACAAGCTGATACAGAGGGGGAGGAGGGAAAGTGCGAGGAAGCAGCGGAGCTGAAGGATGACGAAGCATGCTGCTCCATCCTTCTACTATTTTTAAGCTGTTCTG CTTCTGTGATTGTCTCTGCAGAACGTGGTCTTAAACAAGAGACAGCCAGTTACAGTCAGACACCAGAATACATGGCAGAAACCAACTACCTGCTTAGAGTAGTTAACTTCCTATGGCAAGAAGGGCAGCAAGGTTATGTGCATGTTTGGCCT GAAATGAAACTAGGGTGGAGAATTATTGTTGGTAGCATAGTTGGATTCCTTGGTGCTGCTTTAGGGAGTGTTGGTGGTGTGGGCGGTGGTGGCATATATGTTCCCATGCTTACTCTTATTATTGGATTCGATGCTAAATCATCAACAGCTCTTTCAAAGT GTATGATCACTGGTGCAGCTGGTGCAACTGTTTATTACAACCTTAAGCTGAGACATCCTACACTTAACTTGCCTATCATTGACTATGATTTAGCCCTTCTTTTTCAACCAATGCTAATGCTTGGGATCAGCATTGGAGTTTCATTAAATGTGATGTTTGCTGATTGGATGGTTACAGTGTTATTGATTGTTCTTTTTATGG TAACATCAACCAAGGCATTTCTCAAGGGTGTCGAGACATGGAAATTGGAGACCATGGTTAAAAAG GAGGCTCTTAAACGCATTGCATCTAATG GTACTGAAGGTGAAGGTGAAACAGTGGCGTACACACCTCTACCTGGAGGCCCTAATAACAATCCCCCCACTGCATCTAGTGAATCTAAAACATCAGAG ATTTCTCTTTTTGAAAACATCTACTGGAAAGAGCTTGGTATTCTTGTTGCTGTCTGGGTCATTATTCTCGCGCTACAGTTAGCAAAG AACCATATGGAACCTTGCTCGCCAATATACTGGGTTTGGAATCTATTGCAG ATTCCTGTGGTTGTTGGGGCATCTGGATATGAGGCAGTTAGCTTATACACTGGAAGAAGAGTAATAGCTTCTAAGGGTGAAGCAGGAACAAATTATAAATGGCACCAGCTTGTTCTTTATTGCTGTTATGGCATTGTAGCTGGTATGGTAGGTGGGCTGCTTGGTCTTGGTGGTGGATTCATTTTGGGGCCACTGTTTCTCGAGCTGGGAATTCCTCCGCAG GTATCAAGTGCAACTGCAACCTTTGCAATGACTTTCTCAGCCTCCATGTCGGTTGTAGAATATTACCTATTGAAGCGTTTCCCAGTTCCATATG CTCTGTACTTTGTTGCTGTGGCCATGGTGGCTGCCCTGACAGGACAACATGTGGTAAGAAAGATAATCGACTTTCTGGGGAGAGCGTCCTTGATTATCTTCATATTGTCCTTCACAATATTCATAAGCGCAATCTCTTTAG GTGGGATTGGAATAGTAAACATGATTGACAGGATGGAGAGAAATGAGTACATGGGGTTTGAAGATATGTGCGCATATAAACCTTGA
- the LOC108193441 gene encoding sulfite exporter TauE/SafE family protein 3 isoform X2, which produces MRMWLMREYRKRRMQLLLLDLVKTCIKCYSIKCLCEDKQADTEGEEGKCEEAAELKDDEACCSILLLFLSCSERGLKQETASYSQTPEYMAETNYLLRVVNFLWQEGQQGYVHVWPEMKLGWRIIVGSIVGFLGAALGSVGGVGGGGIYVPMLTLIIGFDAKSSTALSKCMITGAAGATVYYNLKLRHPTLNLPIIDYDLALLFQPMLMLGISIGVSLNVMFADWMVTVLLIVLFMVTSTKAFLKGVETWKLETMVKKEALKRIASNGTEGEGETVAYTPLPGGPNNNPPTASSESKTSEISLFENIYWKELGILVAVWVIILALQLAKNHMEPCSPIYWVWNLLQIPVVVGASGYEAVSLYTGRRVIASKGEAGTNYKWHQLVLYCCYGIVAGMVGGLLGLGGGFILGPLFLELGIPPQVSSATATFAMTFSASMSVVEYYLLKRFPVPYALYFVAVAMVAALTGQHVVRKIIDFLGRASLIIFILSFTIFISAISLGGIGIVNMIDRMERNEYMGFEDMCAYKP; this is translated from the exons ATGAGGATGTGGTTAATGAGAGAGTATAG GAAAAGAAGAATGCAACTTCTTCTTTTGGATTTAGTCAAAACATGCATTAAATGTTATAGCATTAAATGCCTTTGTGAAGACAAACAAGCTGATACAGAGGGGGAGGAGGGAAAGTGCGAGGAAGCAGCGGAGCTGAAGGATGACGAAGCATGCTGCTCCATCCTTCTACTATTTTTAAGCTGTTCTG AACGTGGTCTTAAACAAGAGACAGCCAGTTACAGTCAGACACCAGAATACATGGCAGAAACCAACTACCTGCTTAGAGTAGTTAACTTCCTATGGCAAGAAGGGCAGCAAGGTTATGTGCATGTTTGGCCT GAAATGAAACTAGGGTGGAGAATTATTGTTGGTAGCATAGTTGGATTCCTTGGTGCTGCTTTAGGGAGTGTTGGTGGTGTGGGCGGTGGTGGCATATATGTTCCCATGCTTACTCTTATTATTGGATTCGATGCTAAATCATCAACAGCTCTTTCAAAGT GTATGATCACTGGTGCAGCTGGTGCAACTGTTTATTACAACCTTAAGCTGAGACATCCTACACTTAACTTGCCTATCATTGACTATGATTTAGCCCTTCTTTTTCAACCAATGCTAATGCTTGGGATCAGCATTGGAGTTTCATTAAATGTGATGTTTGCTGATTGGATGGTTACAGTGTTATTGATTGTTCTTTTTATGG TAACATCAACCAAGGCATTTCTCAAGGGTGTCGAGACATGGAAATTGGAGACCATGGTTAAAAAG GAGGCTCTTAAACGCATTGCATCTAATG GTACTGAAGGTGAAGGTGAAACAGTGGCGTACACACCTCTACCTGGAGGCCCTAATAACAATCCCCCCACTGCATCTAGTGAATCTAAAACATCAGAG ATTTCTCTTTTTGAAAACATCTACTGGAAAGAGCTTGGTATTCTTGTTGCTGTCTGGGTCATTATTCTCGCGCTACAGTTAGCAAAG AACCATATGGAACCTTGCTCGCCAATATACTGGGTTTGGAATCTATTGCAG ATTCCTGTGGTTGTTGGGGCATCTGGATATGAGGCAGTTAGCTTATACACTGGAAGAAGAGTAATAGCTTCTAAGGGTGAAGCAGGAACAAATTATAAATGGCACCAGCTTGTTCTTTATTGCTGTTATGGCATTGTAGCTGGTATGGTAGGTGGGCTGCTTGGTCTTGGTGGTGGATTCATTTTGGGGCCACTGTTTCTCGAGCTGGGAATTCCTCCGCAG GTATCAAGTGCAACTGCAACCTTTGCAATGACTTTCTCAGCCTCCATGTCGGTTGTAGAATATTACCTATTGAAGCGTTTCCCAGTTCCATATG CTCTGTACTTTGTTGCTGTGGCCATGGTGGCTGCCCTGACAGGACAACATGTGGTAAGAAAGATAATCGACTTTCTGGGGAGAGCGTCCTTGATTATCTTCATATTGTCCTTCACAATATTCATAAGCGCAATCTCTTTAG GTGGGATTGGAATAGTAAACATGATTGACAGGATGGAGAGAAATGAGTACATGGGGTTTGAAGATATGTGCGCATATAAACCTTGA
- the LOC108193441 gene encoding sulfite exporter TauE/SafE family protein 3 isoform X3, whose translation MAKSGKKMMFLRLIASVFLLVASVIVSAERGLKQETASYSQTPEYMAETNYLLRVVNFLWQEGQQGYVHVWPEMKLGWRIIVGSIVGFLGAALGSVGGVGGGGIYVPMLTLIIGFDAKSSTALSKCMITGAAGATVYYNLKLRHPTLNLPIIDYDLALLFQPMLMLGISIGVSLNVMFADWMVTVLLIVLFMVTSTKAFLKGVETWKLETMVKKEALKRIASNGTEGEGETVAYTPLPGGPNNNPPTASSESKTSEISLFENIYWKELGILVAVWVIILALQLAKNHMEPCSPIYWVWNLLQIPVVVGASGYEAVSLYTGRRVIASKGEAGTNYKWHQLVLYCCYGIVAGMVGGLLGLGGGFILGPLFLELGIPPQVSSATATFAMTFSASMSVVEYYLLKRFPVPYALYFVAVAMVAALTGQHVVRKIIDFLGRASLIIFILSFTIFISAISLGGIGIVNMIDRMERNEYMGFEDMCAYKP comes from the exons ATGGCTAAGTCTGGAAAGAAAATGATGTTTTTACGATTAATTGCATCGGTATTTCTTCTTGTAGCTTCTGTGATTGTCTCTGCAGAACGTGGTCTTAAACAAGAGACAGCCAGTTACAGTCAGACACCAGAATACATGGCAGAAACCAACTACCTGCTTAGAGTAGTTAACTTCCTATGGCAAGAAGGGCAGCAAGGTTATGTGCATGTTTGGCCT GAAATGAAACTAGGGTGGAGAATTATTGTTGGTAGCATAGTTGGATTCCTTGGTGCTGCTTTAGGGAGTGTTGGTGGTGTGGGCGGTGGTGGCATATATGTTCCCATGCTTACTCTTATTATTGGATTCGATGCTAAATCATCAACAGCTCTTTCAAAGT GTATGATCACTGGTGCAGCTGGTGCAACTGTTTATTACAACCTTAAGCTGAGACATCCTACACTTAACTTGCCTATCATTGACTATGATTTAGCCCTTCTTTTTCAACCAATGCTAATGCTTGGGATCAGCATTGGAGTTTCATTAAATGTGATGTTTGCTGATTGGATGGTTACAGTGTTATTGATTGTTCTTTTTATGG TAACATCAACCAAGGCATTTCTCAAGGGTGTCGAGACATGGAAATTGGAGACCATGGTTAAAAAG GAGGCTCTTAAACGCATTGCATCTAATG GTACTGAAGGTGAAGGTGAAACAGTGGCGTACACACCTCTACCTGGAGGCCCTAATAACAATCCCCCCACTGCATCTAGTGAATCTAAAACATCAGAG ATTTCTCTTTTTGAAAACATCTACTGGAAAGAGCTTGGTATTCTTGTTGCTGTCTGGGTCATTATTCTCGCGCTACAGTTAGCAAAG AACCATATGGAACCTTGCTCGCCAATATACTGGGTTTGGAATCTATTGCAG ATTCCTGTGGTTGTTGGGGCATCTGGATATGAGGCAGTTAGCTTATACACTGGAAGAAGAGTAATAGCTTCTAAGGGTGAAGCAGGAACAAATTATAAATGGCACCAGCTTGTTCTTTATTGCTGTTATGGCATTGTAGCTGGTATGGTAGGTGGGCTGCTTGGTCTTGGTGGTGGATTCATTTTGGGGCCACTGTTTCTCGAGCTGGGAATTCCTCCGCAG GTATCAAGTGCAACTGCAACCTTTGCAATGACTTTCTCAGCCTCCATGTCGGTTGTAGAATATTACCTATTGAAGCGTTTCCCAGTTCCATATG CTCTGTACTTTGTTGCTGTGGCCATGGTGGCTGCCCTGACAGGACAACATGTGGTAAGAAAGATAATCGACTTTCTGGGGAGAGCGTCCTTGATTATCTTCATATTGTCCTTCACAATATTCATAAGCGCAATCTCTTTAG GTGGGATTGGAATAGTAAACATGATTGACAGGATGGAGAGAAATGAGTACATGGGGTTTGAAGATATGTGCGCATATAAACCTTGA
- the LOC108193198 gene encoding uncharacterized protein LOC108193198 → MLHTKSESDVTSLATSSPSRSSPKRAAYFVQSPSRDSHDGDKSSSMQPTPNFNSPMESPSHPSYGRHSRNSSSSRFSGIFRSSSGRKGGKRRNDKGWPECNVIVEEGDYDDENRFTRRYQALIALLGFIVLFTVFCLIIWGAARPFKAEVTVKSLAVNNIFVGMGPDFTGVPTNMLTVNGTLRLSIYNPATFFGIRVSSTPVDLIYSDVVVATGQLKKYFQPRKSHRIVLVNLEGLRVPLYGAGSAIIETKTGGYQVPLDLKFEIRSRGDVVGKLVTTRHRRHISCSLVIDTVKSKPIKFKKNSCDYR, encoded by the exons ATGTTGCACACGAAGTCTGAGTCTGATGTTACTAGCTTAGCTACATCATCACCATCAAGATCATCACCGAAAAGAGCAGCATACTTCGTGCAGAGTCCTTCAAGGGATTCTCATGATGGGGATAAGTCCTCGTCAATGCAGCCAACTCCGAACTTCAATAGTCCTATGGAGTCCCCTTCACACCCTTCGTATGGCCGCCACTCTAGGAATTCTTCATCCAGTCGATTCTCGGGGATTTTTAGGTCGTCCTCAGGGAGGAAAGGAGGGAAGAGGAGGAATGATAAAGGGTGGCCGGAGTGTAATGTGATTGTGGAAGAGGGTGATTATGATGATGAAAACAGATTTACGCGAAGGTATCAGGCTTTGATTGCTTTGTTAGGGTTTATCGTGTTGTTTACAGTGTTTTGCCTGATTATATGGGGCGCAGCTAGGCCTTTCAAGGCCGAGGTTACTGTCAAG AGCTTGGCTGTCAACAACATCTTCGTCGGAATGGGTCCAGACTTCACTGGAGTCCCAACAAATATGCTCACAGTGAATGGTACATTGAGGTTGAGCATATACAATCCTGCAACATTCTTTGGCATTCGTGTTAGCTCTACCCCTGTCGACCTCATCTACTCAGATGTCGTCGTTGCAACTGGTCAG TTGAAGAAATATTTTCAACCGAGAAAGAGCCATCGGATTGTACTAGTGAACCTGGAAGGACTCAGAGTTCCGTTATATGGAGCTGGATCAGCCATAATCGAGACCAAGACCGGTGGTTACCAGGTTCCACTGGATCTGAAGTTTGAGATAAGGTCACGCGGAGacgtggtagggaaactggtaaCAACAAGGCATCGGAGGCATATTTCGTGCTCTCTGGTCATCGACACTGTCAAGTCTAAACCTATAAAATTTAAGAAGAATTCATGCGATTATCGTTGA
- the LOC108193614 gene encoding homeobox-leucine zipper protein GLABRA 2 isoform X1, producing MEALFKESPHPDDKQREELGKKLGLHPSQVKFWFQNRRTQIKTTQERRGNLFLRREMIRFRDENKALSDIITKSACSNCGAPASAKHTVIPSEFQQLWIENARLKSENKRLLEVIGKHASSESPPARSTCSPRNDQAVNMRCSLDAFSNVYGLAKSQIVGIVNKSIEELIKMATEGEPLWIKSFETGREVLNYEEYLKDCSVENFARKWPNGSSIEASRDSGVVLLDLPTLVQYFMDAKQWQEMFPCMISKAATVDVINSGEGVGKNGAIQLMFAELQMPTPLVTTRRVYFFRHCKQVTADKWAIVDVSIDKLESNIDERCYKRPSGCIIEDTLNGHIKVIWVEHMECHKSLVPSLYRRIVNSGLAFGAGRWLKMLQLQCERLVSFTATNVHTNNSYGVFTLAGRKSILELAQRMTTSFYRALGASNYHTWNTATSKTGEDIRIAWRKNLSDPKEPLGVVLCAVLSVWLPVSRQNLFNFLRDETRRNEWQTIVNKGPVRNIANLVKGQDQRNAVTIQAMKQNRKSVRILQDCCTNAFESTVVYAPVDISSMQSAMQGCDTSDIAILPSGFSIIPDGVESGPLLLSSGTEGGSLLTIAFQILTSNSPTENLSMESFKPVNKLVSCTLQNIKTALRC from the exons ATGGAAGC ATTATTTAAAGAATCACCACATCCAGATGACAAGCAGCGAGAGGAGCTGGGCAAGAAATTAGGTCTCCATCCCAGCCAAGTCAAGTTCTGGTTTCAAAATCGTCGTACCCAGATTAAG ACTACTCAAGAGCGCCGAGGAAATTTGTTTTTGAGAAGAGAAATGATTAGGTTTCGTGATGAAAACAAGGCTTTGAGCGATATTATTACGAAAAGTGCTTGTTCCAATTGTGGTGCCCCTGCTTCTGCTAAGCACACTGTTATACCATCCGAATTTCAACAGCTATGGATTGAGAATGCGCGACTGAAATCCGAG AACAAAAGGCTTCTAGAAGTTATCGGAAAGCATGCATCATCAGAATCACCTCCAGCTAGATCAACTTGTTCACCTCGAAATGATCAAGCTGTCAATATGAGATGTTCTTTAGATGCATTCAGCAACGTTTATGGGCTAGCAAAGTCTCAAATTGTCGGGATTGTTAACAAATCAATTGAGGAGTTGATAAAAATGGCTACTGAAGGGGAACCACTTTGGATCAAAAGCTTTGAGACTGGTCGTGAGGTACTGAATTATGAGGAGTACCTAAAGGATTGTTCTGTCGAAAACTTTGCAAGAAAATGGCCAAATGGATCATCTATTGAGGCTTCAAGGGACAGTGGAGTTGTCTTATTAGATCTTCCTACATTAGTTCAATATTTCATGGATGCG AAACAATGGCAAGAAATGTTTCCATGCATGATCTCAAAGGCCGCTACTGTTGATGTTATTAACAGTGGAGAGGGAGTTGGTAAGAATGGGGCCATTCAACTG ATGTTTGCAGAGCTTCAGATGCCAACGCCACTGGTGACAACGCGGCGAGTTTATTTTTTCCGACATTGCAAGCAAGTAACCGCTGATAAATGGGCAATTGTTGACGTCTCTATTGACAAACTTGAAAGTAATATTGATGAAAGATGTTATAAGCGTCCATCTGGTTGCATCATTGAAGATACATTAAATGGGCATATCAAG GTGATCTGGGTAGAACATATGGAGTGCCATAAAAGCCTAGTACCTAGCTTGTATCGCAGAATTGTTAATAGTGGTTTAGCATTTGGTGCTGGCCGTTGGTTGAAAATGTTGCAGCTCCAATGTGAACGTCTTGTGTCTTTCACGGCAACAAATGTCCACACAAACAATTCATATG GTGTTTTCACATTGGCGGGTAGGAAAAGCATTTTAGAATTGGCACAAAGAATGACAACGAGTTTCTATCGAGCCCTTGGAGCATCAAACTATCATACATGGAACACGGCTACAAGTAAAACTGGAGAAGACATAAGGATAGCATGGAGGAAGAATCTGAGCGACCCTAAAGAACCTCTTGGTGTCGTGTTGTGTGCTGTTTTATCGGTCTGGTTGCCCGTATCTCGCCAGAATCTATTCAATTTTTTGAGAGATGAAACTCGAAGGAATGAG TGGCAGACTATTGTGAACAAAGGACCAGTGCGGAACATAGCAAACCTGGTAAAAGGACAGGACCAGCGAAATGCAGTTACTATTCAG GCCATGAAACAAAATAGAAAAAGTGTGCGGATACTCCAAGACTGCTGCACGAACGCCTTCGAGTCAACTGTAGTTTATGCACCAGTGGACATCAGTAGCATGCAATCTGCAATGCAAGGCTGTGATACAAGTGACATTGCTATCTTACCTTCTGGTTTCTCAATTATTCCAGATGGAGTTGAATCAGGACCTCTCTTACTTTCATCTGGCACAGAGGGCGGATCTTTGCTTACAATCGCGTTTCAAATCCTTACAAGCAACTCTCCAACAGAAAATCTCAGCATGGAATCTTTCAAGCCTGTGAACAAACTGGTATCATGCACATTGCAAAACATCAAGACAGCGTTGCGGTGTTAA
- the LOC108193614 gene encoding homeobox-leucine zipper protein GLABRA 2 isoform X2, which translates to MEALFKESPHPDDKQREELGKKLGLHPSQVKFWFQNRRTQIKVTQERRGNLFLRREMIRFRDENKALSDIITKSACSNCGAPASAKHTVIPSEFQQLWIENARLKSENKRLLEVIGKHASSESPPARSTCSPRNDQAVNMRCSLDAFSNVYGLAKSQIVGIVNKSIEELIKMATEGEPLWIKSFETGREVLNYEEYLKDCSVENFARKWPNGSSIEASRDSGVVLLDLPTLVQYFMDAKQWQEMFPCMISKAATVDVINSGEGVGKNGAIQLMFAELQMPTPLVTTRRVYFFRHCKQVTADKWAIVDVSIDKLESNIDERCYKRPSGCIIEDTLNGHIKVIWVEHMECHKSLVPSLYRRIVNSGLAFGAGRWLKMLQLQCERLVSFTATNVHTNNSYGVFTLAGRKSILELAQRMTTSFYRALGASNYHTWNTATSKTGEDIRIAWRKNLSDPKEPLGVVLCAVLSVWLPVSRQNLFNFLRDETRRNEWQTIVNKGPVRNIANLVKGQDQRNAVTIQAMKQNRKSVRILQDCCTNAFESTVVYAPVDISSMQSAMQGCDTSDIAILPSGFSIIPDGVESGPLLLSSGTEGGSLLTIAFQILTSNSPTENLSMESFKPVNKLVSCTLQNIKTALRC; encoded by the exons ATGGAAGC ATTATTTAAAGAATCACCACATCCAGATGACAAGCAGCGAGAGGAGCTGGGCAAGAAATTAGGTCTCCATCCCAGCCAAGTCAAGTTCTGGTTTCAAAATCGTCGTACCCAGATTAAGGTTAC TCAAGAGCGCCGAGGAAATTTGTTTTTGAGAAGAGAAATGATTAGGTTTCGTGATGAAAACAAGGCTTTGAGCGATATTATTACGAAAAGTGCTTGTTCCAATTGTGGTGCCCCTGCTTCTGCTAAGCACACTGTTATACCATCCGAATTTCAACAGCTATGGATTGAGAATGCGCGACTGAAATCCGAG AACAAAAGGCTTCTAGAAGTTATCGGAAAGCATGCATCATCAGAATCACCTCCAGCTAGATCAACTTGTTCACCTCGAAATGATCAAGCTGTCAATATGAGATGTTCTTTAGATGCATTCAGCAACGTTTATGGGCTAGCAAAGTCTCAAATTGTCGGGATTGTTAACAAATCAATTGAGGAGTTGATAAAAATGGCTACTGAAGGGGAACCACTTTGGATCAAAAGCTTTGAGACTGGTCGTGAGGTACTGAATTATGAGGAGTACCTAAAGGATTGTTCTGTCGAAAACTTTGCAAGAAAATGGCCAAATGGATCATCTATTGAGGCTTCAAGGGACAGTGGAGTTGTCTTATTAGATCTTCCTACATTAGTTCAATATTTCATGGATGCG AAACAATGGCAAGAAATGTTTCCATGCATGATCTCAAAGGCCGCTACTGTTGATGTTATTAACAGTGGAGAGGGAGTTGGTAAGAATGGGGCCATTCAACTG ATGTTTGCAGAGCTTCAGATGCCAACGCCACTGGTGACAACGCGGCGAGTTTATTTTTTCCGACATTGCAAGCAAGTAACCGCTGATAAATGGGCAATTGTTGACGTCTCTATTGACAAACTTGAAAGTAATATTGATGAAAGATGTTATAAGCGTCCATCTGGTTGCATCATTGAAGATACATTAAATGGGCATATCAAG GTGATCTGGGTAGAACATATGGAGTGCCATAAAAGCCTAGTACCTAGCTTGTATCGCAGAATTGTTAATAGTGGTTTAGCATTTGGTGCTGGCCGTTGGTTGAAAATGTTGCAGCTCCAATGTGAACGTCTTGTGTCTTTCACGGCAACAAATGTCCACACAAACAATTCATATG GTGTTTTCACATTGGCGGGTAGGAAAAGCATTTTAGAATTGGCACAAAGAATGACAACGAGTTTCTATCGAGCCCTTGGAGCATCAAACTATCATACATGGAACACGGCTACAAGTAAAACTGGAGAAGACATAAGGATAGCATGGAGGAAGAATCTGAGCGACCCTAAAGAACCTCTTGGTGTCGTGTTGTGTGCTGTTTTATCGGTCTGGTTGCCCGTATCTCGCCAGAATCTATTCAATTTTTTGAGAGATGAAACTCGAAGGAATGAG TGGCAGACTATTGTGAACAAAGGACCAGTGCGGAACATAGCAAACCTGGTAAAAGGACAGGACCAGCGAAATGCAGTTACTATTCAG GCCATGAAACAAAATAGAAAAAGTGTGCGGATACTCCAAGACTGCTGCACGAACGCCTTCGAGTCAACTGTAGTTTATGCACCAGTGGACATCAGTAGCATGCAATCTGCAATGCAAGGCTGTGATACAAGTGACATTGCTATCTTACCTTCTGGTTTCTCAATTATTCCAGATGGAGTTGAATCAGGACCTCTCTTACTTTCATCTGGCACAGAGGGCGGATCTTTGCTTACAATCGCGTTTCAAATCCTTACAAGCAACTCTCCAACAGAAAATCTCAGCATGGAATCTTTCAAGCCTGTGAACAAACTGGTATCATGCACATTGCAAAACATCAAGACAGCGTTGCGGTGTTAA